In one Lycium barbarum isolate Lr01 chromosome 7, ASM1917538v2, whole genome shotgun sequence genomic region, the following are encoded:
- the LOC132602865 gene encoding defensin-like protein, giving the protein MARSVCFMAFLVLAMMLFVAYEVQARNICKAKSKTFKGLCIIDSPCRKACIKEKFTDGHCSKLQRRCLCTKPCVFDNISNEAEMTMPEEAKTLTEALLEEEIMME; this is encoded by the exons ATGGCTCGCTCCGTTTGCTTCATGGCATTTCTGGTCTTGGCAATGATGCTCTTTGTTGCCTATG AGGTGCAAGCTCGGAACATTTGCAAAGCAAAAAGCAAGACTTTCAAAGGATTATGCATTATCGACTCGCCATGCAGAAAAGCTTGCATCAAGGAGAAGTTTACGGATGGACATTGTAGCAAACTCCAAAGAAGGTGCCTATGCACTAAGCCATGTGTATTTGATAATATTTCAAATGAAGCTGAGATGACTATGCCTGAGGAAGCAAAAACTCTGACTGAAGCTTTGCTTGAAGAAGAGATCATGATGGAGTAA